A single region of the Streptomyces vilmorinianum genome encodes:
- a CDS encoding ester cyclase, whose amino-acid sequence MTFVQVIDCKTSRADELNHLMDAWVEATQGKRTATHSIVGRDRADSTHVVEIVEFPSYEEAMKNSHLPETDRIFREMVALCDGEPSFTDLDVMRDEQLNKIVVRSFFEDVVNARNIDAVDAMCTDDYREHDPSLSSYDMGLAQAKIENREILEAFEPMATIEGMVAEGDMVCARLSFKGRHVGAYQGMEATGREVSGTGHATFRCKGGKLAESWWNFDDLGLMQQLGAIEA is encoded by the coding sequence ATGACATTCGTGCAGGTCATCGACTGCAAGACGAGCAGGGCCGATGAGTTGAACCACTTGATGGACGCCTGGGTCGAGGCGACTCAGGGCAAGCGGACGGCCACCCACTCGATCGTGGGGCGGGACCGCGCCGACTCCACGCACGTGGTGGAGATCGTGGAGTTCCCCTCGTACGAGGAGGCGATGAAGAACTCGCACCTGCCGGAGACCGACCGGATCTTCCGGGAGATGGTGGCCCTGTGCGACGGGGAGCCGTCGTTCACGGACCTCGACGTCATGCGGGACGAGCAGCTCAACAAGATCGTGGTCCGGAGCTTCTTCGAGGACGTGGTCAACGCGAGGAACATCGACGCCGTGGACGCGATGTGTACCGACGACTACCGGGAGCACGACCCGTCCCTGTCGTCGTACGACATGGGGCTCGCGCAGGCCAAGATCGAGAACCGGGAGATCCTGGAGGCGTTCGAGCCGATGGCGACCATCGAGGGCATGGTGGCCGAGGGCGACATGGTGTGCGCGCGGCTGTCCTTCAAGGGGCGTCACGTCGGTGCGTACCAGGGCATGGAGGCCACCGGCCGGGAGGTCTCGGGAACCGGGCACGCGACCTTCCGCTGCAAGGGCGGCAAGCTCGCGGAGAGCTGGTGGAACTTCGACGACCTCGGTCTGATGCAACAGCTCGGCGCGATAGAGGCCTGA
- a CDS encoding S9 family peptidase yields the protein MGAMTDDNKITDIPAWEQRFRAARVSLPEWAEEAPDRSLFVSNATGTYELYAWDRASGGQRQVTDRPNGTTDGTLSPDGRWIWWFSDKDGDEFGVWMRQPFDGGADEPAVPGLAPSYPAGLAIGRDGTLVVGCSTDEEGSTIHLVRDGAAPVEIYRHRESAGVGDLSHDSTLIAIEHTEHGDAMHSALRVLRAADASVVAELDDSKGGTEELGLAVLGFAPVDGDTRLLVGHQRRGRWEPLLWDVATGEETDLRLELPGDVSAEWYADGTGLLIVHSFEARSELWRYDIATGALVRVETPAGSVSDATARPDGSVEYLWSSAAQPPVVRSTAGGVVLDPPGLRAPGSVPVEDVWVEGPGGRIHALVQRPAEGEGPFPTIFEVHGGPAWHDSDAFASGPAAWLDHGYAVVRVNYRGSTGYGREWTDALKHRVGLIELEDVAAVREWAVASGLADPAKLVLSGGSWGGYLTLLGLGTQPDAWSVGLAAVPVADYVTAYEDEMEALKALDRTLFGGSPEEVPDRFEVSSPLTYVDKVTAPVYISAGVNDPRCPIRQIDNYVDRLAARGAVHEVYRYDAGHGSLVVEERIKQVRLELAFAARHLGTRPVGG from the coding sequence ATGGGGGCCATGACCGATGACAACAAGATCACCGACATTCCCGCCTGGGAGCAGCGGTTCCGGGCCGCCCGTGTGTCCCTGCCCGAGTGGGCCGAGGAGGCGCCCGACCGTTCGCTGTTCGTGTCCAACGCGACGGGGACGTACGAGCTGTACGCCTGGGACCGGGCGAGCGGCGGACAGCGGCAGGTCACGGACCGGCCGAACGGGACGACGGACGGCACGCTGTCCCCGGACGGCCGGTGGATCTGGTGGTTCTCGGACAAGGACGGGGACGAGTTCGGGGTGTGGATGCGCCAGCCGTTCGACGGCGGCGCGGACGAGCCCGCGGTGCCCGGGCTCGCGCCCTCGTACCCGGCGGGGCTCGCGATCGGGCGGGACGGCACGCTGGTCGTCGGCTGCTCGACGGACGAGGAGGGCTCGACGATCCATCTCGTACGGGACGGGGCGGCCCCGGTCGAGATCTACCGGCACCGGGAGTCCGCCGGGGTCGGCGACCTCTCGCACGACTCCACGCTGATCGCGATCGAACACACCGAGCACGGCGACGCCATGCACTCGGCCCTGCGGGTGCTGCGGGCGGCGGACGCCTCGGTGGTGGCCGAGCTGGACGACTCCAAGGGCGGCACGGAGGAGCTGGGCCTGGCGGTGCTGGGCTTCGCCCCCGTGGACGGTGACACCCGGCTGCTCGTCGGCCACCAGCGGAGGGGCCGCTGGGAGCCGCTGCTGTGGGACGTGGCGACGGGCGAGGAGACCGATCTGCGCCTCGAGCTGCCGGGCGACGTGTCGGCGGAGTGGTACGCGGACGGCACGGGCCTGCTGATCGTGCACAGCTTCGAGGCGCGCAGCGAGCTGTGGCGGTACGACATCGCGACGGGCGCGCTGGTGCGGGTGGAGACCCCGGCCGGGTCGGTGTCCGACGCCACGGCCCGCCCGGACGGCAGCGTGGAGTACCTGTGGTCCTCGGCCGCCCAGCCGCCGGTGGTGCGTTCGACGGCGGGCGGGGTCGTCCTCGACCCGCCGGGCCTGCGGGCGCCCGGTTCGGTGCCGGTGGAGGACGTGTGGGTGGAGGGGCCCGGCGGCCGTATCCACGCCCTCGTGCAGCGGCCCGCGGAGGGCGAGGGGCCGTTCCCCACGATCTTCGAGGTGCACGGCGGACCGGCCTGGCACGACAGCGACGCGTTCGCCTCGGGCCCGGCGGCCTGGCTCGACCACGGCTACGCGGTGGTCCGGGTCAACTACCGCGGTTCTACCGGCTACGGCCGGGAGTGGACGGACGCGCTCAAGCACCGGGTCGGCCTGATCGAGCTGGAGGACGTGGCCGCGGTGCGTGAGTGGGCCGTGGCCTCCGGTCTCGCCGACCCGGCGAAGCTGGTCCTGTCGGGCGGCTCGTGGGGCGGCTATCTGACGCTGCTCGGGCTCGGCACGCAGCCCGACGCCTGGTCGGTGGGGCTGGCCGCCGTCCCGGTCGCGGACTACGTGACGGCGTACGAGGACGAGATGGAGGCCCTGAAGGCGCTGGACCGGACGCTCTTCGGCGGCTCGCCGGAGGAGGTGCCGGACCGGTTCGAGGTCTCGTCGCCGCTGACGTACGTCGACAAGGTCACGGCGCCGGTCTACATCTCGGCGGGCGTCAACGACCCGCGCTGCCCGATCCGCCAGATCGACAACTATGTGGACCGGCTCGCCGCCCGGGGCGCGGTCCACGAGGTGTACCGGTACGACGCGGGGCACGGCTCCCTGGTGGTGGAGGAGCGGATCAAGCAGGTCCGCCTGGAGCTGGCCTTCGCCGCGCGTCACCTGGGGACCCGGCCGGTCGGGGGGTGA